Sequence from the Candidatus Saccharibacteria bacterium oral taxon 488 genome:
AGTGCGACCAGCCTTGGTCGAAACACGAGCTCGAAAACCGTGCGTCTTGGCGCGATGTCGCTTGTGTGGTTGAAATGTTCGCTTTGGCATATCGTTATTTAGTGTAGCCTTTTTTGACATTTTTTGCAAGCCATGGATAAA
This genomic interval carries:
- the rpmH gene encoding 50S ribosomal protein L34, which produces MPKRTFQPHKRHRAKTHGFRARVSTKAGRTVLKRRRLKGRAKIAI